A window of the Kazachstania africana CBS 2517 chromosome 10, complete genome genome harbors these coding sequences:
- the HXK2 gene encoding hexokinase 2: MVHLGPKKPPARKGSMADVPQNLLDEIHELENLFSVSNEKLQEITKHFITELDKGLSKKGGNIPMIPGWVMEYPTGTESGDFLAIDLGGTNLRVVLIKLGGDRTFDSTQSKYKIPEEMRTSQNRDDIFGFIAESLKAFVDEQFPQGVDKPLPLGFTFSFPASQDKINQGVLQRWTKGFDIPNVEGHDVVPLLQEQIAKRNIPIDVVALINDTTGTLVASLYTDADTKMGVIFGTGVNGAYYDVVSDIEKLQGRLADDIPNDSPMAINCEYGSFDNEHVVLPRNKFDLVIDEESPRPGQQAFEKMTSGYYLGELLRLALLELHGKGLIFQNQDISKLKQAYVMDTSYPSRIEEDPFENLEDTDELLQTDLGISTSVPERKLIRHLCELIGTRAARLSVCGIAAICQKRNYASGSIACDGSVFNRYPGFQEKAAQALRDIYGWTPGSPASYPIKLHAAEDGSGAGAAIIAALAQKRLAAGKSVGVIGA; encoded by the coding sequence ATGGTTCACTTAGGTCCAAAAAAGCCACCTGCTAGAAAAGGTTCTATGGCTGATGTCCCACAAAATCTATTAGATGAAATTCACGAATTAGAAAACTTATTCAGTGTTTCTAACgaaaaattacaagaaattaCCAAGCACTTCATCACTGAATTAGATAAAGGTCTATCTAAGAAGGGTGGTAACATTCCAATGATTCCAGGTTGGGTTATGGAATACCCAACTGGTACTGAATCCGGTGATTTCTTGGCCATTGATTTAGGTGGTACCAATTTAAGAGTTGTCTTAATCAAATTAGGTGGTGACCGTACTTTCGATTCCACTCAATCCAAGTACAAAATTCCAGAAGAAATGAGAACTTCTCAAAACCGTGATGATATCTTCGGTTTCATTGCTGAATCTTTGAAGGCTTTTGTCGATGAACAGTTCCCACAAGGTGTTGACAAGCCACTACCATTAGGTTTCACTTTCTCTTTCCCAGCTTCTCAAGATAAAATCAACCAAGGTGTTTTACAAAGATGGACTAAAGGTTTCGACATTCCAAACGTCGAAGGCCACGATGTCGTTCCATTATTACAAGAACAAATCGCTAAGAGAAACATCCCAATTGATGTTGTTGCTTTAATTAACGATACTACCGGTACTTTGGTCGCTTCCTTATACACTGATGCTGACACTAAGATGGGTGTTATCTTCGGCACTGGTGTTAACGGTGCCTACTACGATGTCGTTTCTGACATTGAAAAGTTACAAGGTAGATTAGCTGATGATATTCCAAATGACTCTCCAATGGCAATCAACTGTGAATATGGTTCTTTCGACAATGAGCATGTTGTTTTACCAAGAAATAAGTTCGATCTTGTCATTGATGAGGAATCTCCAAGACCAGGTCAACAAGCTTTCGAAAAGATGACTTCCGGTTATTACTTAGGTGAATTACTACGTTTAGCTTTACTTGAATTACACGGTAAAGGAttaattttccaaaacCAAGATATCTCTAAATTAAAGCAAGCATACGTCATGGATACCTCTTATCCATCtagaattgaagaagatccATTCGAAAACTTAGAAGACACTGATGAATTATTACAAACAGATTTAGGTATCTCCACCTCCGTTCCAGAACGTAAGTTGATTAGACATTTATGTGAATTGATTGGTACCAGAGCTGCTAGATTGTCCGTCTGTGGTATTGCTGCTATCTGTCAAAAGAGAAACTACGCTTCTGGTAGTATCGCTTGTGATGGTTCTGTTTTCAACAGATACCCAGGCTTCCAAGAAAAGGCTGCCCAAGCTTTAAGAGACATTTACGGTTGGACCCCAGGGTCACCAGCTTCCTACCCAATCAAGTTGCATGCTGCTGAAGATGGTTCTGGTGCTGGTGCTGCTATTATTGCTGCTTTAGCTCAAAAGAGATTAGCTGCTGGTAAGTCTGTCGGTGTCATTGGTGCCTAA
- the FZF1 gene encoding Fzf1p, whose product METRGKLKKYKCQYEGCGKEYDRPCLLQQHRCSHTNERPYVCEEPGCGKRFMRPCHLRVHLWTHAQVKPRKCMLCGKGFITNQQLTRHLATHEKRAKRQQDKELNELLKHEMKGHSKAKVKSPTKEETDVGMLDVCTSIAPQADVKVAPLNCPYEDCSSVLKPGDDLINHLLENHLVSKLTHGIHDEPEHHVLEHRQEDVGNMLNSPLRELTSLSAKTSPDSLDLSVDSPASNDDGNIEVMEWSDLRCKEKFCSGLCPFTSLFDLLEHYDQFHAFVPSSLVQYGYLYVYCPQELSNTNPNTFAVKQEMISSFENALKLK is encoded by the coding sequence ATGGAAACCAGAGGCAAACTGAAAAAGTACAAGTGTCAATACGAAGGATGTGGGAAAGAGTACGATAGGCCATGTTTACTACAACAGCATCGTTGCTCTCATACAAACGAAAGACCATACGTATGTGAAGAGCCTGGCTGCGGCAAAAGGTTTATGAGACCATGTCACTTGCGGGTACACTTGTGGACCCATGCCCAAGTAAAACCTAGAAAGTGTATGTTATGTGGGAAGGGATTCATTACGAATCAGCAACTGACCAGACATTTGGCAACGCATGAAAAACGTGCCAAAAGACAGCAAGACAAAGAGCTTAATGAGCTTTTGAAGCATGAAATGAAGGGGCATAGTAAGGCGAAAGTGAAGAGTCCGACAAAAGAGGAAACTGATGTAGGCATGTTAGATGTCTGTACATCCATAGCGCCACAAGCTGATGTTAAAGTCGCGCCGTTAAATTGCCCATATGAAGACTGTTCCAGTGTGTTGAAGCCAGGAGATGATTTGATTAATCATTTACTGGAAAACCACTTGGTTAGTAAATTGACGCATGGAATTCATGATGAACCGGAACATCACGTTCTAGAACACAGGCAGGAAGATGTCGGAAACATGCTAAACTCACCCTTGCGTGAATTAACTAGTTTAAGCGCAAAGACTTCACCGGATTCACTCGACTTGTCAGTAGATTCCCCTGCAAGCAATGACGACGGTAATATTGAGGTTATGGAATGGAGTGATTTAAGatgtaaagaaaaattttgttctGGATTATGTCCTTTCACTTCACTATTTGACCTTCTAGAGCATTATGATCAATTCCACGCCTTCGTACCTTCTTCGTTGGTGCAATACGGGTATCTTTACGTGTATTGTCCACAAGAGTTATCCAACACAAATCCAAATACTTTCGCGGTTAAACAAGAAATgatttcttcctttgaaAATGCACTAAAGCTTAAGTAA
- the KAFR0J02990 gene encoding uncharacterized protein, which translates to MHLLSVTLINNIFILLAATFTTVVAFDINSNTNVAVYWGQNSYGSQTNLANYCQSSDADIFLLSFLNNFPDLGLNFANACGTTFPGSTLLHCTQIAADIKTCQSLGKKVLLSLGGAVGSYGFSSEAEAETFADTLWATFGEGSGVSNRPFDDSIVDGFDFDIENNNPTGYAALVTKLRTLFKSGSKTYYIGAAPQCVYPDASVGNLLSNADVDFAFIQFYNNYCNVDKQFNFDTWANFAKTVSPNRDIKLFVGLPGGASAAGSGYISDMSVIRSMVQTVSENANFGGISLWDASQAWSNKVDGSTYVHWMKSILEEYASSSTSTTTTSKTTTSKTTTTTPTTPTTTSKTSTTTSKTTTTTTSTTSKPTTLSPTTTTKSSSTKTTTTSTSTATSALEQACHLNDLYSQGLYNGQSTCSTGQTACDSAGNYAVCENGSWTSTSCAAGTTCFAYAYNNQVLTGCNWPNQKPNCS; encoded by the coding sequence ATGCACTTGCTATCCGTGACACTTATCAATAACATTTTTATACTTCTCGCTGCCACCTTCACTACCGTTGTGGCATTCGACATCAATTCTAACACCAATGTTGCAGTTTATTGGGGACAAAACTCCTATGGTAGCCAGACAAACCTAGCAAATTATTGTCAGTCCTCTGACGCGGACATCTTTTTGCTATCCTTCCTCAATAATTTCCCAGATCTAGGTTTGAATTTTGCCAACGCATGTGGTACTACTTTCCCTGGCTCTACTTTGTTACACTGCACACAAATTGCTGCTGATATTAAAACTTGTCAATCACTAGGTAAGAAAGTATTATTATCCCTTGGTGGTGCGGTTGGATCATATGGATTTTCTAGTGAAGCTGAGGCGGAAACATTTGCTGACACTCTGTGGGCCACTTTTGGTGAGGGCTCGGGCGTTTCGAATCGTCCATTCGATGATTCCATTGTTGATGGTTTCGATTTCGACATTGAAAACAACAACCCAACTGGTTATGCAGCTTTGGTTACCAAGTTAAGAACTTTGTTCAAATCCGGTTCCAAAACATACTATATTGGTGCAGCACCACAGTGTGTGTATCCAGATGCCTCTGTGGGCAACTTATTGAGTAATGCTGATGTCGATTTTGCTTTCATCCAATTTTATAATAACTACTGCAATGTTGATAAacaatttaattttgatacCTGGGCTAATTTTGCGAAGACCGTTTCACCTAATAGGGACATAAAACTTTTCGTGGGTTTACCTGGTGGTGCAAGCGCTGCTGGCAGTGGATATATCTCTGACATGAGTGTTATAAGATCAATGGTACAGACAGTCTCGGAGAATGCTAACTTCGGAGGTATATCTCTTTGGGATGCTTCACAAGCATGGTCTAATAAGGTCGATGGCTCTACTTACGTTCATTGGATGAAATCAATTCTAGAGGAATATGCTAGTTCTAGTACTAGCACTACAACTACTTCGAAGACAACTACCTCGAAAACAACTACAACGACACCAACGACACCTACGACTACGTCTAAGACCAGCACCACTACTTCGAAGACAACGACTACTACAACTAGTACCACATCAAAGCCTACAACCTTATCGCCCACAACAACTACTAAGTCATCGTCAACTAAGACCACTACAACCTCTACTTCCACTGCGACATCTGCATTGGAGCAGGCCTGTCACTTAAATGATTTGTACTCACAGGGATTATACAATGGCCAGAGTACATGTTCGACCGGTCAAACAGCCTGTGATTCGGCAGGAAACTATGCCGTTTGTGAAAACGGGTCCTGGACGTCAACTTCCTGTGCTGCTGGCACTACTTGTTTTGCTTACGCTTATAACAATCAAGTATTAACTGGGTGTAATTGGCCCAATCAAAAGCCTAATTGCTCCTAG